In Chitinophagales bacterium, a single genomic region encodes these proteins:
- a CDS encoding FAD-binding oxidoreductase produces the protein MLVDYLIIGQGIAGTWLSYFLSKTDKTFLVIDEADPSSSSRVAAGLINPVTGRRVVKTWMIDELLPFAEKQYDRMGADLGINAISRKPILDFFSAPDIKIAFESRLEKGEDYISKGPDDLLSHFFHPGFGCGIIDPAYTVHLDKLLPAWQKRLEEKGQLRKERFEENELVVNQDSITYRDIIAHRIIYCDGAEASQSRFFSRLPFAMHKGEALILEIPDLPKENIYKKGLTLVPLSGDNLFWLGSNYIWEFDNALPTEGYRAVAIQKLDNWLKLPYKILDHKAAVRPATIERRPFIGLHPLYPVVGIFNGMGTKGCSLTPYFGDQFVQHLVKGNELMPLVDVGRFGRVLRLG, from the coding sequence ATGCTGGTGGACTATTTGATAATCGGACAGGGTATTGCCGGGACATGGCTGAGTTATTTTTTATCCAAAACAGATAAGACCTTTCTGGTGATCGACGAGGCGGATCCTTCGAGTTCTTCCCGGGTGGCCGCGGGGTTGATCAATCCGGTGACGGGAAGGCGCGTTGTCAAGACCTGGATGATCGATGAACTCCTGCCATTTGCTGAAAAGCAGTATGATCGAATGGGTGCTGACCTGGGGATCAACGCCATTTCCCGAAAGCCTATTCTTGACTTCTTTTCCGCTCCGGATATCAAGATCGCCTTTGAATCCCGCCTCGAGAAAGGGGAGGACTATATTTCCAAAGGGCCGGATGATCTCCTGTCTCATTTTTTTCATCCCGGTTTTGGCTGTGGCATCATTGATCCGGCCTATACCGTTCACCTGGATAAGTTATTGCCTGCCTGGCAAAAACGATTGGAAGAAAAAGGACAATTAAGAAAGGAGCGATTTGAAGAAAACGAATTGGTCGTAAATCAGGACTCGATAACCTACCGGGATATTATTGCCCATCGGATCATTTATTGTGATGGCGCTGAAGCCTCTCAATCGCGGTTTTTCTCCCGGCTCCCCTTTGCCATGCACAAGGGCGAAGCCCTGATACTTGAGATACCCGACCTGCCGAAAGAGAATATTTATAAAAAAGGGTTGACCCTCGTGCCTTTATCAGGCGATAACCTTTTCTGGTTGGGTTCAAATTATATCTGGGAATTTGACAATGCACTTCCCACCGAAGGCTATCGGGCAGTGGCCATTCAAAAATTAGATAACTGGCTTAAGTTACCCTATAAGATACTTGACCATAAGGCGGCAGTACGGCCAGCCACCATCGAGCGACGTCCCTTTATCGGTCTGCATCCCTTGTATCCTGTCGTCGGGATATTTAATGGCATGGGGACAAAAGGCTGTTCACTCACCCCATATTTCGGCGATCAATTCGTACAGCATTTAGTAAAGGGAAATGAATTGATGCCCTTGGTGGATGTGGGGAGGTTTGGGAGGGTGTTGCGTTTAGG